From Mesorhizobium sp. Pch-S:
GGGCGGCCGGTCAGCCATATCTTCGTCAGTCACACACATCGCGATCACTCGCCACTCGCCGTCAGACTGAAAGCAGCGACGGGCGCGACGGTTCTGGCCGAGGGGCCACACCGCCCTGCCCGACAGCTCCGGATCGGCGAAACCAATCCGCTCGACGCCAGCGCCGACACCGAATTCCGACCGGACATTGTCCTGCCTGACAATTCCCTGACCACGGGCGATGGCTGGTCGATCCGCACGGTGCTGACACCCGGCCACACCGCCAATCATGCCGCCTTCGCCCTGGAAGGCAGCGGCATTCTGTTCTCCGCCGACCATGTCATGGCCTGGGCCACGAGCATCGTGGCGCCGCCCGACGGCGCCATGGCGGACTACATGCGCTCACTCGACCGGCTGCTGGAACGTGAGGATCGCGTCTTGCTGCCTGGCCACGGTGGTCCGGTGACCGCGCCGAAAACCTTCATGCGCGGGCTGAAGGCCCACCGCAAGATGCGCGAGCGCGCCGTGCTTGAACGGCTGAAACTCGGGGATCGCAGCATAAAGGCGATCGTCGAGGCGATCTATCGCGAGACAGACCCGAGACTGCATGGCGCTGCGGGGCTTTCGGTTCTGGCGCATCTGGAAGACCTGGTCGCAAGGGGGCTGGCAACCAGTGATGGCGAGGTCTCGATCGACGGCGTGTTCCGGCCGGCAGCCTGATCAGACAGAAGTTCGCGCTGAGCAACGGCCCATCGTTGCCCAGCAATAAGCTATTGCGCAGCCGTCGTCCCGATCTGTGCAGAAACCTCCTGGTCGAGTTCGGCGAGAAATGCGACGATCCGCTCGGCATTGTCGCCCAGATCATGGCGGCCATAGCGCGAGGCGGAGCGCATATCGACCAATGTTGTTTCGCCATCGGTGGTGATGCGGATCGCCACGTCCGCCGGCAGATCCAGCACGAAGGATGTGGCGAGCGCTGTGATCGTCGCCTCGGTTTGTCCCTCCTGCGGTCCGGGCATCTCGCCGACGACGGCCCAGCCGCGACGGTCAAGCACGGTCTGCACGGCCGCCAAAGTCTCGTCGAATGGCAGGTCGTAACGGTGACCGGTCACCGATGGGTAGATCTCGGCCTGCAGGCGCTCCTCGCCCGGCGTCAGCGGGGCGAGGACATTCATGCCGACGGTGCGGGAACTGATGTCGAGCCGGGGCGGATTGTCGAGATCGGTCGAGATGTCCCTCAATGTCGGATAGCTGGCGATGCGGTACCCAGCGACACCGTAAGGCGCCAGCACAAGCACTGCCAGAAGTGCGCCCACCGAAAGGTCGCGGCCACCAATCGCACCATGGCTCCACAACCTTGCCAGCGCGAAACCGGCAAAGAGCAAGGCCAACAGGGCCAGCAGCGCCACCAGCGCCAGCACCCACAGAAAACCGCCTGTCTCGACCAGACCGTAATGGTGACCGACCCACGCGGTGAGCAGAAGCACTGCCGAGAAAGCCCCCGTTCGTCGCGACCAGCCCGCCGCCTTTGCCACCTGCCGTTCGGGATATGCCGTCATTGCCACCGATTTTCCGCAGAGCAATTCCAGGAAAAAGTGTGTAGCGGTTTCCCGCCCAGAATTGCGTAAAAACAAAGAACCAAAGCGTTTCTGCGTTTCGGTCAGGAATGGAAACGCTCTAGTCCGGCCAGAGCATTAGAGTGTTTCGACATCGGAATGAAGCTGAAAGGCGGTGATCAGCACCACCTTCGCTGGGGATTCGCATGCCGGAATGTCACTGTGGCAACGCTCCGGCACTTTGCGTGGCGCTTGATGATTTCCGAAGATCGGTTCCGACGTTCTAAGCCATACGCTCAGTCGGTCGGCAGGCGATAGTCGCGGAACTGGGCACGCAACGCGCTTTTCTGGATCTTGCCTGTGGCCGTATGCGGAATCTCTGCAACAAAGGCGACATCGTCCGGCATCCACCATTTGGCGATCTTGCCGCTCATGAAACCAAGAATGTCGTCTCGCGAGAGTTCCTTGCCCGGCTTCTTCACCACCACCAGCAAAGGCCGCTCATCCCATTTGGAGTGGCGGATGCCGATCGCGGCCGCCTCTGCCACATCGGGGTGACCGACTGCAAGATTTTCGAGTTCGATGGTGGAAATCCACTCGCCGCCGGACTTGATGACGTCCTTGGCTCGGTCGGTGATCTGCATGTAGCCGTTGGGGTCGATATGCGCGACATCGCCTGTGTCGAACCAGCCATCATCATCGAACTGCTCGGCTCCCGCGCCGCCATAATAAGCGCTGGCCACGGCGGGGCCACGCACCTTCAGGCGACCGAATGTCCTGCCGTCCCACGGGTGGGCATTGTCGTTGTCGTCGGTTACCTTCATTTCGACACCGAACGGCGCGAAGCCCTGGGTCTGCTGAACATCGAGCCGCGCATCGCCGGTCAGTCCGGCATATTCGGGTTTCAGTGTTCCCAGCGTGCCGAGCGGGCTCATTTCGGTCATCCCCCACGCATGGATGACCTGGACATCGTAGTTGTCCTGGAACTTCTGGGTGATGGCGCGCGGACATGCCGAACCGCCGATCACCACCTTCTTCAGGTAAGGCAGTTTCTTGCCGGTTTCCTCCAGATATTGCAGCAGCATCAGCCATACGGTCGGAACCGCTGCGGTGAAGCTCACCTGTTCGGTGTCGAGCAGTTCATAGATGGAGGCGCCATCCATTTTGCCGCCGGGCATGACCATCTTGGCCCCGATCATCGGCCCAGACTGGCCAAGCCCCCAGGCATTGGCGTGGAACATCGGCACCACCGGCAGCACGGCATCGCGCGAGGAGATGCCCATGGCATCCGGCATGGCTGCGATCATGGCGTGGAGCACATTGGAACGATGGCTGTAGAGTACGCCCTTGGGCTCACCCGTGGTGCCGGACGTATAGCACATGCCGGCGGCGGTGTTCTCGTCGAAGCTTGCCCATTGAAAATCGCCATCGGCTTCAGCCAGCCATTCCTCATAAGGCACGGCATTGGCCAGGCTGG
This genomic window contains:
- a CDS encoding MBL fold metallo-hydrolase, yielding MTLKFDARFDPSYGSAVELAPGVLRITAQNPSPFTFHGTNSYIIGRDTLAVIDPGPENDAHFNTLVEAIAGRPVSHIFVSHTHRDHSPLAVRLKAATGATVLAEGPHRPARQLRIGETNPLDASADTEFRPDIVLPDNSLTTGDGWSIRTVLTPGHTANHAAFALEGSGILFSADHVMAWATSIVAPPDGAMADYMRSLDRLLEREDRVLLPGHGGPVTAPKTFMRGLKAHRKMRERAVLERLKLGDRSIKAIVEAIYRETDPRLHGAAGLSVLAHLEDLVARGLATSDGEVSIDGVFRPAA
- a CDS encoding fatty-acid--CoA ligase, which gives rise to MLGLMQQWPLLCHKILDNAAIQHGKREIVSRSCEGPIVRSNYAELRQRSLKVAQRLARDGFKLGDRIATLAWNTARHLEAWYGTMGIGAVYHTLNPRLFPEQIVWIMNHAEDRAIFVDLTFMPLVEKIAGAVPSLKKIIVLTDKAHMPATSLANAVPYEEWLAEADGDFQWASFDENTAAGMCYTSGTTGEPKGVLYSHRSNVLHAMIAAMPDAMGISSRDAVLPVVPMFHANAWGLGQSGPMIGAKMVMPGGKMDGASIYELLDTEQVSFTAAVPTVWLMLLQYLEETGKKLPYLKKVVIGGSACPRAITQKFQDNYDVQVIHAWGMTEMSPLGTLGTLKPEYAGLTGDARLDVQQTQGFAPFGVEMKVTDDNDNAHPWDGRTFGRLKVRGPAVASAYYGGAGAEQFDDDGWFDTGDVAHIDPNGYMQITDRAKDVIKSGGEWISTIELENLAVGHPDVAEAAAIGIRHSKWDERPLLVVVKKPGKELSRDDILGFMSGKIAKWWMPDDVAFVAEIPHTATGKIQKSALRAQFRDYRLPTD
- a CDS encoding DUF1499 domain-containing protein, whose protein sequence is MTAYPERQVAKAAGWSRRTGAFSAVLLLTAWVGHHYGLVETGGFLWVLALVALLALLALLFAGFALARLWSHGAIGGRDLSVGALLAVLVLAPYGVAGYRIASYPTLRDISTDLDNPPRLDISSRTVGMNVLAPLTPGEERLQAEIYPSVTGHRYDLPFDETLAAVQTVLDRRGWAVVGEMPGPQEGQTEATITALATSFVLDLPADVAIRITTDGETTLVDMRSASRYGRHDLGDNAERIVAFLAELDQEVSAQIGTTAAQ